From the Flavobacterium gyeonganense genome, the window GAATTTAACGTTATTCCTTCTGAAATGGAAGAAATTACAGTATTAAAAAGCGCTGCCGCTGTTGCATTATATGGAAGTCGTGCCGCTAAAGGAGTAATTTCTATTACAACAAAAAGGGGTGCAGAAAAGAAGAATAGGTTCGATGTGCGTTTAAACACTGGAATAATGGCTCCAAAACGTTATGCAGAGTATTTAGGTTCAGCTGAATATTTAAGCTTATATAACGAAGCACTTGTAAATGATAAGATTTCAATTGTTAACAATGGGGCATACACTTCTGACACAGATTTAGCAAATTATGCGTCTGGTACAAATCCGTATCGTTATCCTAATGTTGACTTTTATTCATCTGACTATCTAAAAAAATTCTCCAGACGTTCTGAAATAGTAACTGAATATACTGGTGGAAATGAAAAAGCTATGTTTTATGTCAATGTAGGAAATTATAATACCACTACTTTACTTGACATAGGAAATGGGAAAAAAGAAGGAGAAAATCGTTTTAATATCAGGGGAAATCTGGATATTAAGTTAAGTAGTATGATTAGCAGTAAAATTAATACCAGTGTTACTTTTTATGATGGTAATTCTGCGCAGGGAAACTTTTGGGCAAATGCTGCTACTCTTAAACCAAATTTAATATCCCCTCTAATTCCAATTAGTTATTTAGATAAAGCAGATGCAACATCTTTGGCTTATATAGAAAGCAGTCCTTTTATAATAAATGGCCAGTATTTTTTAGCGGGTACTGCCACACAGACTACCAATCCTTTTGCGGATATTTATACTAAAGGAATTATTAAAGGGACTTATCGTAAATATCAATTTGATGCTTCATTGAATTTTAATTTAGCAAGTATTCTAAAAGGATTGACTTTTGATACCCAATTTGCTATTGATTATAATACGCAGTATTCTCAAAACATTGATAATAATAGTTACGCTGTCTATACACCTACATGGGCCACTGATGCTGATGGTGATTACATTTCAAAGTTAACCAGGGTAGGTGCTGATTTAAATAATAATTCACGATCTCTGGATAATGCTTATCAGCGTCAGACCAAGTTTTTTTCAGGAGCACTTAAATACAAGTTTGATTATGACAAAATACATAACTTCTCAACAATGTTGGTTGCTCATGGTTATACTCTTGCTGAGTCAGAAGTGTATCACGCCATTGGAAATGCAAACTTAGGGTTTCAGTTCAATTATAACTATAAGAACAAATACTATGCAGATTTTACCCAGAACATGGTTCATTCTGTAAGATTTGCACCAAAACAGCGTGATGCATTTTCTCCAACAGTTTCAGTAGGATGGAGAATAAGTAAGGAAAAATTCTTATCAGAAGCTAAATTTATTGATGATTTAAAATTGACGGCTAGTGCGGGCATCATAAATACAGACTTAGACTATGATGCCAATACAGGCTTTAATTTATTCAGGAGTTCTTATAGTACTAACAATGGTGCCTATTTTTCCTGGCAGGAAGGCCGTCAGCTTAGAACCACAGATGTTCTGCGTGGAGAAAATTATGCTTTGGGATTTGAAAGAAGAAAAGAAATTAGCTTAGGATTAGATGCTTCATTATTTAATAATATGGTTCAGGTAAGTGCATCTTATTTTTATAGCAGACTGCTTGGCATTCCTGGTCAGGATGTAAATTCGTATCCTAATTTTTTATCAGTTAACAACCCATCTCCTTCATCATTTATTCCTTATTCTAATTATCAGGCAGATCAAAGGGAAGGATATGATTTAGGAATCTCTTTGAACAAGCGAATTCAAAAAGTAGATTTAAATATAGGATTTGTGGCCACTTATTATGATACTAAAGCCTATACCAGAAATGATGTTTTATATGTTGATGAATATCAAAAACGTCAGGGAAAACCTATTGACGCATTATTTGGATTAAAAAGTGATGGTTTTTTTAGCGTAGCAGACATTGAAGCTATGGCTAACAAATCTCCGGGAGCTCCTGTCCCGCAATCATTTGGTACTGTAAAACCAGGTTCGATAAAATATGTTGATGTTAATAATGATGGGGTTGTTGACAATAACGATCAGATTTATTTAGGCAGAGGGGGATATGCCGGTTC encodes:
- a CDS encoding SusC/RagA family TonB-linked outer membrane protein, which encodes MSAQDSKIIVSGVVVNSKGNPVSGATITGENNQTSVANETGEFGLTVDKNTFLTINASGYKTTSVEAKTDLQTIVLESAEIVQVAFNTVDKADILGGVSTVNIANMLGSNYTTNSLDNLSSYIPGYHGGNIWGMNGRIVLVDGVPRDEFNVIPSEMEEITVLKSAAAVALYGSRAAKGVISITTKRGAEKKNRFDVRLNTGIMAPKRYAEYLGSAEYLSLYNEALVNDKISIVNNGAYTSDTDLANYASGTNPYRYPNVDFYSSDYLKKFSRRSEIVTEYTGGNEKAMFYVNVGNYNTTTLLDIGNGKKEGENRFNIRGNLDIKLSSMISSKINTSVTFYDGNSAQGNFWANAATLKPNLISPLIPISYLDKADATSLAYIESSPFIINGQYFLAGTATQTTNPFADIYTKGIIKGTYRKYQFDASLNFNLASILKGLTFDTQFAIDYNTQYSQNIDNNSYAVYTPTWATDADGDYISKLTRVGADLNNNSRSLDNAYQRQTKFFSGALKYKFDYDKIHNFSTMLVAHGYTLAESEVYHAIGNANLGFQFNYNYKNKYYADFTQNMVHSVRFAPKQRDAFSPTVSVGWRISKEKFLSEAKFIDDLKLTASAGIINTDLDYDANTGFNLFRSSYSTNNGAYFSWQEGRQLRTTDVLRGENYALGFERRKEISLGLDASLFNNMVQVSASYFYSRLLGIPGQDVNSYPNFLSVNNPSPSSFIPYSNYQADQREGYDLGISLNKRIQKVDLNIGFVATYYDTKAYTRNDVLYVDEYQKRQGKPIDALFGLKSDGFFSVADIEAMANKSPGAPVPQSFGTVKPGSIKYVDVNNDGVVDNNDQIYLGRGGYAGSPLTLGLNTTVKWNNFSLFVLANSTSGSYGFKNSSYYWASGINAKYTAAMRGRWTEATAETATYPSLSTGNNGDNNFRNSDFWLFKNDRINLARVQLSYDIPKRLLAKTFISDLGLYVNGSDLLTISKERQHLETNIGTTPQMRYYSLGLTAAF